ACAACTACAATCAATGCGATTAGCGCACAGAAAAGAGAACTAAGAGTTTGCGTCAAGCAGAGAAAGGGCGTGCGTCGCTAGAGAATTATCCCCCATCAATCAGTTGAACACAGCAGCGTAAATATCATGGACAGAATAACTAACACCACACGAATCCACCTGTTTCTGTCTggtttcattcaaaaaaggggAATTTGGAAGAAAGAACTGCTGAGAGAAGGATTTCGTAGGCGGATAATGCAGGAGGAACGAGAAAAAATCTATAACTGGAACAATACGGTGAACCTGGAGCAAATTGCTCAACTTCATttggtttttgaaattaaagaaaaatcttcaagtAATTATTTATCTCATCTTATGGCATATAACGACTAAAGTTGTTTTAATAACCACAAAGAGAAATTCAGCTGAAGTAGCGAAGACCATTGTGCGGCTGTAAGATAGGTATGTAACACTTATGAAGATTCGAAGTAGCTCTGCTACAATCGCCATTGCACTTTTTATCAACTCGGCCAAAAAGAACATCAGATCCTTCTACCTGTTGTAATTGATTTCCGTCTGCCAAAAGTTTTCATAGGAAATTGCGGcatgaaaaattattaaatgttCGACTTGAACAATCGAACAACAAGAGACCTTTGAAAGAattcaaacaaatgaaatgtaCTTCCGCTTCGTTCGGAAACAGAACGAAACAGTAAGGAAAGCACTTACCGCaattccatccattttctGCATAAGCACTTGAATTGGTGTAGCTGTTGCTGCGGATGCTGAATGACTGGACGCAGTTTGTACCGAGGACTTGTCATCTCCTAAAATAGTTCACTTTCCACAACCATGTCGTGTCAGAAGACGAAAAGTTGTTTGATCACCGGTCATCTGCATGAGATTTTCGATAAGCTGTTTCTGGTCTAATAACAACGAAGACAGCTgatatatttcttcttcaagatCTATAACGAGCAGAAATTGTCTTTCGAAGTTCATCGTCGCCCTTCAAAACAACTCAAGCTCTACTCACGTGAGATCTCCTTAGAAGCGTCGATAAACTGCTGATAATTCTGAAACACATTGTGTTTCAGCATTTCCTGTGAAGCATGATTAATTGTGTTCATCTCGCTACGAAGCGCTTGCAGTTTCTTCGTCTCATCTCCAGTTCGAACACCTTTCAGCCGATCTCGTATAACTGGAATAGGCAGCAAGGATGTATTCCAGCGGGATATGCTCAATTATAATTCTATCTTTCTACAAGAACGTCATAGACGACTTACAATCCGAAGGAGAGAAGTTATCCGACATGAGAACTGCATCACTAGAATTTGCGACTTCATCACCAGATTGCATAACAAGCTGGGAGAATTATTACGAAATCGGCCCTTATCGTGGTTTTATACCGCTCTAAATGACAAGTATTTACATACAAGGGAAGAATTCTATCCAGACGAATTCCAGCGATCAATACGTAGCCAACTGCACGAGAAAACCAACTCCTTACGAACATTAGAGATCTGAAACTAGTAGAGCGAAGGAAACGCCAAGGAAACCGTCTGCGATGTcgtaaaatattttgaaacaCCGATCCGCCAAAGAACAACTAAGATTCGCTTGCATTTGCTCTCTGCCATAAACAGTGCCGCAACATTGGCTCCATTCCAACCATCCCAGCCAGTTGTTATTGATCGTTCTTGGTGTGGAAACGGTACCATTTCCAGTGCAAAGAAATATATTTGCTTTGCTCTTTACATTGCCAAGCTACACAATGGATACACAGTCGTCAAGCGACTCATCATTACCGAAACCAGGAGATTTGATATGGGCGAAGATGAAAGGATTTCCTCCGTGGCCTGCTAAGGTGAGGATCTCATGCGTAGATTCTTGTTTTGATTCGTATACTATCGTTAAAGTGTTGATTTGCTATTGAAACGATTCGATtgtgatttttctcctctgtTTAAGGTGCTAGAGAAAGACAAGGATACTCCACTGTCTCGTATTCCGGTCATATTCTTTGGCACTGGAGAGAAGGCGTTCATGAAACCTTCGGATGTCTGTGATTACTATGAAAATAAAGCGCAACACGAAGTGCCTAGAAAGCATAAGGCAAGTTTTTGAACGCTTTATACtgcattttttcattattttaatagTATTCGTTCCTTCTTCTTATATGTTCTTTTTGTTCGATGATCCACTTGAAACTGATCAAATGTTTTCTACTTAGAGTTCCAGTTACTTTgcagttctttcttcttgtgtCCGcctacatttttccttttttcttaaggGATTCAATGAAGCCATTCACGAAATTCGCGTTGCGGCTGGTTTTGAAACAGCACTCGATGCTGATCCTTTGTTTGGAGCGAGTACATCTAGCAAAGGCCCCTCCCCAATGCTTTCGGGTACTGCAGAGGAAAAAACTCGATCCGGTGCAGGGAAGATGTTAAGTGATGCTTTCTTATCTGGGTTTGAGCGACGTCGAGCGAATTCTGCCTCCACCAGGTTATAGTGCGTTCTTTTCCAGATGGCATCCTAGTTTGGATTTCTGCATTACTTCAGATCTCGATCTAGAGCGAGCAGTTCCGCAtcagctttgaaaaaattgcacaaGGCAATGCACCGACGACGGATGGACAGCGGTAGTTCGGCTGGATCACGTCGTGTTAAAGGTTTGGTTGGATTCAACGAACGTGGCTTTGACCTGTTCGATAATTTCCAGGTATGCAACGTAGCAGTTTGTGACATTCTTTCATTATCTCATTTGTTCCTATTATTCTTCTCTCTACTATATCCTAAGAGCAAAAAAGAGACATGTGAAAGTATCGATAAATGCTTTCTATATGAGCGTGAAAAGAGGTGCAATTCTATCTACTACTTGTATTTTAGTTTCTAGTTTCGGGTCTCTCATGAATTTGATCTTATAACACCTGGATTTTATCGTGTACCAACCTTGTCGTAGTAGGATACTAACTTCTCACTACAAGCACCTATTCAAAGCCACACTAGTTATACACACACAATGTCTCACACATTTTTCGAGGATCACAAAAACCGCTTGTAACTGCTCGTAACTAACATTGCTTTTAACGAAGACAAATCCCGTCCGTCATAGAGgttctttgcttttttaaaaattacttgcTGGTtcgcttttgcttttttttttgactgataggtctttcttctcttttccaaaGTTACATTTCACAGGTGCATAAGTTTGTTTAGTTCTTAATTAGGTGTCCCTTATATTTTCGTATTAGTCCATTttgtctacttttttttgtttttgcactcTAAATTAGTCCTGCTTCACGTAATAACTTTTCAGTAGCAGTTGAATAAGGATATTTTTACAACGCTTTTTAAAATTGGTAACTCTTTTCTTGTGAATTTAACTGATGAGGTTTTCTGTACATGAATTCCTTAACATTTCGGTTTTCTTTCACCACCACAAAATTCTCAAATGCTATTCTTCCTGCTTCGTTTTTGACACTGTCTTTCATAACAAAACATCTGGGAATGCTTTGTTAGTGGCGATTAATTACCTAGCTTACCTCTCCCACGTTTTAGATAGCAAAAGTACGCGTAAAACGATAGCGTAACCTCTTGACTCACACTTCCGCTCATATATGACTCACCTGTACACGTTGTGATCCATTATtttgtagtttattttttgtcctttgttttagcaatgttttgtttttagtgCTACGACGGAGCCGAATACAATGTGGATGATGGACTTAACCTGTTTGGCAACGATGATATAAGGTCGAATCGATCTAAGAGGTCACGCGCTTCCTCGAAGCTTTACGATGATTTCTTGCTAAACGGGTTTGGCACGCGGTCACGACATCGGTCAGGCAGTGCTAGTGAAGTCGGACGAAGAAGCAGGTAGTTCAGTTCATCATTCGGTGCTTTATGTTCTGGATTTTCGTAATGCAAAACGACACAACGAAACGTCACTTTTCTCATGCAAATTGCCAGTATGATACCTTTTAGAATGTTGTTTCCATCCTAGGTTAATATCGGGTGTTTCTGATGTTTTCGACGAGCTTATTTTCAATGGCGATCTTAGTATACAGCAAGCTGCTGAGCAATTCCTTCATACACTGGAGGAAATTCCATCTGAAAGCAGCGAGGTAGTTAAAAGTCGAAAGAACCTCTTTTtccttattgttttgtttttattccaaTCAAcgagttttttgtttcctatgtcttattgtttttatttttcagggGAGAGCAGGTACACCAGAGGCGCCTGCACCTCTTCCCGAACCTGCAGTGTTTTGTACAGCTTGTGGGTGTGAATGCAAACCTTACGAAGgaaaattgaggtgaacgaaATGTTGCTTCAGTCTGTCTGATCAACTACAATATccttactttatttattactgttcAGGTGCACTTCGAAATTCTGCAGGAAATTTAATGATTCTTCCAATTTTGTCGAAAATAAGCCGCTTTTGGGTACACCAGCCTCTACCTCCGCAGTAGCAGCCTCATCTTCATCCGAAATGGGAGGGGTTAAAACTGAGTCAAAGGTCGTGTTACATCCAAATGGAAATGCTGAGAATCTTATGAAGGtgctactttttctttaaagttcTACAGAATAATTCAAGAGAGAGAGTTGCAGAATAGACTCAGACAGCGTTCTGATGCAGCTTTGGTCAAGGAAGAGAGATTGGAAGATCGCACACACTCTTTTACATTGGAGGATAAGTCTTCAACGAGACTCAAGCGAAGCCGTCCTAGCTCTCCTccgaagaagagaataaaaaaagaggttaGGCTGCTTTTTTGAAGGTTGCTTTCTTTCTGCGAATGTGTAGCATCCGTTATTCTGCTCTGCTATTGGAAGTTTTGCCCAACTGAAATGGTAAGGAATAGTGCATTTGTGATTAATGTACTACCATGACATAGTGGTTTCCGTACTTCTTTCAATAATCTTATTGTTGGCAAGACACCGCAGAACTGAACCTTTAACGAGATGCGTACTGCCATTCGATGACCACCACGAAAGTAGAATAAGAGCTGAGTACGAAACAAGAGGAAGGCTTGCTTTTGGACTCGAAAGCAAGCCATGATCGAAGAGACATATTCCGGTTGTTCCTGCTAAGCTTGTTCGATTCTTGATTATATTGCTGCTTAATTCGGAATCGTTATTGGTATAAATGAACATCGGCAGATATTCCTGCTTGAACTGCCTAACCTATGTAAACTATGACCTATATGtcaaataagaaaacactCGCTATTGCCCCGCAATGTCTCCAGAAATGAAAACCTTCAAATGGTAAAAATGCAGGGCTCCGGGTTTGCTCCACATCAATTCTGTTAATATTCGTAATATTATTTTCAGAGTGCAACAAGTAGCAGCGATGTGGCTATTGGGAGGGAGccaaaagtagaaaaaatattgactCCTCCGCGAGAGTTGTCGCTTTTTTCGCCTCCGTCAAGTCAAAAAACTTCCCTTGCTACTAATGGGCCTAACAATGTGATACAAAAGCGGCCAGGAAGAGGAACAGGACGCCCAAAACAATAGTTCGTCTTTTTTAGTTGAAAATGTCGCATATTTCTCACGCAAAGTGttagtttgtattttttccagCAAGGTAGAGAAAACACCAGTGATGGGAGCTAATGGACAGCGACAATGTACGTTTTGTAGCGGGCAAGTAAGGCCACAAATGTGTGGTAGCAACAAGCACAGGTATTTATCTTTGTTTGCTGTGCTTTGATCTCAAAAAATAGTGAACGGATTGTTTTTTGCCAGATGGCGGTGTGTTGATAAAAAATGTCGGAAATGGTATGGTTGGGTGAAGAGCCACGAGGAAATCCCAAAAGACCTTGGCAGAAAGGGACGATGGAACCGTGCTAACCGTACAAAGAAAGTAGTGATAACAACacagaaagagaaggaagacGAGGACACAGGCATAAATTCtctgatgattttttcttcatgtattTTTTCCTGTCATTGAACGAATTCAGGACCAGCTTCACTATCCTCACAGGCAGAAGCTGCTCTAGCAGCTGCTGAGATCCAGTCCCTGCGAAGTGATGGCACTGATCCGCTCACTCTAATTGTTGAACGCAACGTACAGGTAAGCATTTTAGTGCAGTAGGACGTTCATCACATCTTTAAATCATGATCGTTCCCAGCAGGaggtaaaaaagaaacttggaCGCCCTCCAAAAGAACATGGACTAAAAATTCGATTAAAAGGagtgaaggaaaagaaagaggttAGTGCTGTTCCAGTTACTTCTGTAAGCAGCAACAACACTTGGTTCAGCTATGATCTTTCGCCACACTACATTCCCTGTGTTTCTGTATCCTCaatgttttttaaaggatacTCGGCAGAAGCGCAAGTATGTGCGAAGGCGAGACAAGATCGGGACTGGTATCCTTCGTAGCGTTTCCCCTTCAGCGATTGCAAACGCGCCGGTTAGGCCAGGTGAAGTTATGCTATATTCAcataacgatttttttcttcagattcgTTTGGAGTGTTCCTAAATTAAGTGTGTTTCGTTTCTTACAACTGGTAATGGAGTGTTAAAAATTACTTGGAATTTCTTGTAAGCCATTATTTGACGAATTATTGtcataatataaaaattccCTCCGTctgtgttttttccttttagttTGAAACCAagcatgttcttttttttgtttaaagtaTCCAAAAACATCAGGAAATCGTATTCgtttatgttttgctttcttcaGCTCCAGAACCTCTGACAACAGCGGAGTTAAACTATGAGCCGTGCGCAATCGAGAAACGAGTCAGATGGTGGTTAAGTGAGAAACGAAGGGTTGATGCTAGTCCTGAAAGGTATCAAACTTTTtacgatttttcaaaacagctATATGTTGGTTGAAAATTGGATTTCGCGTTCAGGCCATTTGGGACGAAGGTAGTTGACTCTTGCGCTGCTTTCCGGATGTTATCACACGCTTTCCGAGCTGCTGCAGTCACACGGTCCGTATATGTTTATCTTCAACTAGTCAAGTACTTGTACTTATGCAGCGAATTATTTAAGTGCTGACGAAGCGCAGTCTGTGAATGGATCGCTAGACATTCTCATGGACTCACTTATGGGTTCTCTCGGTCCTCTGCTTACCGTTGCATCCGCTGCATTTGATAGTCTAGTGAGTTGTTGAAATACTTGCTTTATTAAATCATAATTTACGTCGCTGCAAAAACCCTTGAAAATTGAAGCCGGAgtggaaaatggaagaaactAAGAATTTTGAGATTTGAAGGGAGAGAATCTGAAACAGAGTAattctttccttatttcttGTTCTAGTGTTTAGATTAGGGCAAAATGTTTGTCTGGACGTATTTGCACTGATTGTAGTTGTCGgtgtcaaaaatgaaaattttcaaaagaaaagacgcTCCACTGGTTGGTGCTAATGATTTTTCAAGTCAAAGTGTTCTCGTCTACCTGTCTAGAGCGTAGTACTGTTTTACACTCATAATTtcttaattcaatttttgctcTTGTCTACACCTTTCTAGTTATAGTGAAGGAGATcttgttcttaaaaaaataggaggaCCACCGCGACTGTCAGACAACGGTAAGAATTGTGGGAACAGAAATTAAAGGAGATGTCTTTGAGGTTGAGCGTTTTCTCTCCAAAAACCTTGGTCTATATTGCTTCATTCTTTCGTACGTATCACAGTAAAATGAGATCAATTCATGGCTTTCATGATCACTCCAATACTATAGTTGTtctctgaaaatattttttttttactttacttcttACACTAAAATAatctttttccactttgagaaattttccttaatGCTGCAATGATAATTCTAACTCAGTCTTCTTTGTGGTTAAGATCCCTGATGACCTCTCGCAAATGCTCTGGAATTCATCGTCCGTGCATCTGCCCACCTTTCAGTAATATTGACGGGTTCTCCTGGATTTGACCGAAGCCTCAATCTCAGTTCCTATAAGCCTAAACTATAACCGATTCTTGTATATTTTCTGCTGTGATATGGTTGATATTCATTTAAAAGTTTGTAGAGTGCTACTATGTGATGAAGTTTCACTGTCGCATAATTAGCTTGTTGGAAACGTTTCTAGCCACAACCTCTTTCAGAGTTCTGGCATTTAAATCTGGAGATTTCTTatggttttatttgatttcttccCTGGACACTAATGAtctcattttttgttgtttgttttctttttctcaaaattctttATAACGACTGTTGAATTAACATGTATGCTTGTACAGAACCTGGATTTATAGCCGCTGCCATAATCGTTCTAGTCTTTGTTTAATTTACTAATAAATCTGCCGTTGTCTTATTTACTCTGCATAATTATTATAGTGTTTTAAAGTGAACAACAAACACAGTTTAAACACGCAGTAGATCACACACATACGAGCATAATTCTTTGAGATTTGTTAAATATTCATATGAACCTTTACCTTCAAACCTTTATTTTTAACACTTCTAAAGCAATCAAAATAAGATGTACTCATggccataggtgcgatagggagaagccggaccctcctcaagtgaagggggttcagcttatggggtgcagcttaagtgaaggaggtcctttccatagccgtccaaaagtgaagggggtaatttcgctgACTGTTGTTTGACAAGTGAAGAAGGTCCTTTCCGCAACGAGGTTTCGAGGTCAAAAGTAAAGGGGTCAGAGcatcggctccgactatcgcatctatgctcaTGGCAGTAGATATAAGAGAGTATTCTGGATTACgcaactttatcctttccGTAGGGATAGAGGCTTCTCATGAAGTTTTCGAAATGCTTTTGAGATGTGTTTGGTCTGAAATACGAAATCCATCATATCAGATGTGAACGCGGctcaaagttttcaaaaaggaaaaaacagatTCATAAAAGTATATAAGTCTTCAAATCTCTGTAGTCACAGCATTTTCAAGAGTTTCTCGGAGAAACTCTTTCAGTTCTGTTCAGTTCAGAGGATTACCTATCCGAAAATTACTACTTTTCCAGTAGAAATTCCCGTATGGTGAAAACATGTCCGCCATTTTCTCCTCCATGAAAAGGACTGTTCCACTAACAATAAACTGGGTTCCGATTCCTTTTTAATGTTCCGACTCAAGACaacatgtttcttttttctggtgcGACATCAgtatatgtgaataaataaataaataagtgaacaaATGTGTTCACCTGTGTTGTCGTTTTCCGTTTGAAAACGTGAATGTCACAACGATTGGACGACAGAGGTGCATAGTAGAGACGTCGAGAGAAAAGTAGATAACACGTGATGTGAATGCTGTTCGCCATGTGCTCGCATACTGTAATTGTGTggatcgaaaacaaaaatagacagAATGCGATTTTTGCATACATCGAAAAGCTGCCTAAGGAGGCATAACTAAAATGAGCGTATGAAATGTttggcgatggtcccaccccgatcgCAACGGTTGGCTCTGCTGCGACGCTTCGAGGGCAGCAACTCACGCTACTGCACTGGCCTCATATCGTTTTAACTCGGCTCTGTCTGCTTTTACATCACCTTCCTTGAATTTTACCAAAGGGATACACTTCTGCGAAActatttgaagcaaaaaaattaaagaagacTAGTGtcaggaaaaagtgaaagatatagaaaacaatagaaagCATTTTAAGGGCATGAAAATGACAGCACCTATGCCTGTATGATGCCGGAAGATAGCGTTGAAGTTAGTAGCCATCTTAAGGTCTGCGAGAAGTATTTGCTACATATTTTATTCCCTATAAATAGGTAAcaaatttgtcttttttataGTGTACTTCAGAGATCAtactaacaaaaaagaactcgaGAAGATgaattattttggaaaattcagACAAGCAGTAGAAAGTTCTGAATTCTGATCCTGCTGAATGcgaaatattattttgtgaCGATATATTAACCGTGGCACGTTCTTTGTTTTGATTCTTTAAATCGTTTTCcgagtttttctggaaatattgtGCATAGGTACAGCAAAGGTTGTAATCTCTCTTATCTTCAGGAAGAGGTTATTTTAGTAGACACTGAGTAACTCTAAAATAAATTCTCTCTGTAAGTGTGCATTTGTTTACCTAGTTTAACCTACTTatgatacttttaaaaaacctttaaaaaagaataagtacATTGCGTTGGAAGAATGCATGTACAACCTGTGTGCCTTTGCATAATgggaaagagaggaagaaaaaaaagaaagaaggaaggaaagacAGAAAGAGAGGATTGGCCGAGAGGAAGAGAGCagacgacaacaacaacagcaagaaCCAAGAGGGAGGCGTGTGGCTAGATCTGATTTCAGTTCGAAGTACATAAGTCTAGATTGTTCGAAATTCCAGTTCGCAGAAAAGGAGTCCCTTTAAAGTGGGTCCTTGTCGTAAGCGCAAGTTTGCACTGTTCCTTTGCAAAATCTTGAAGGTTAACAAACGTTGATACCTGCTGCTggtacatgttttttttcagaacacaTTATGTTTGGACAGAGATATGTAAGTGAATGTTACGCATCCAGGGACGCAGCTTACTTCGAATCAACCTAATACTCAAGGTCCTACCAGAATCAAAGACTCTTTGCACGGCTGCAAGGTATCAAGTACCTACTTTATTAACTTTCTATTAACCTtcctctatttatttgtttttttttttcatcgttcatttatttatctgcttatttactttatttcccTTCCCGTTGATGTTTCCTATTACCTTGTGACGTGCAATGCCTGGAAGTGATATGGTGCCGATGTGGTCCACAAAGAATTTCGTGCGAGGGTCATCTGTCCAATTCTGCAAAGAAGAGGATAATATGGCGATCCATTTGTCTGCTCCATACTTAATCCCTCAATATGAACCTTTCGGATAAACTCGATGATCTTCTTCTTCCCTCCTTGAGTCGTGAATTGCCCAGACGTCATCCACACAAAATCTTTGTTTCCATCTCGCAATGGTCTTTTAGAGAATCGTCTGTTAAATCAGAAATTACTTGTAGGTATAGGTGCAAGTACACatgggtcaaaaggacatgtatttcggtgcagttgcataagtggttgcgctcgaagcgctgcggtggagatagcggctgggatcgaagggaactgcagtgatgaatggtgctagcaagtgTCCCACTTCGACCTTAACCGCAACGGTCCACCGCATCGTTTTGGGCGTAGCTGCTGACGCAGGTGCATCGagcttaaaagcatcaccccacgaatctgaggtgatacgaatttcagatggagtattcgtttacgggatcgtagattatggagagaagggtgattccgtacatttcttcctaattgccgtaaaaaaaggcccggaagatacggcttcgagcgttccggtgcgctattttctacgacgagttcgattggagcgcgctagtcttgtgcgcgcgccgcatcttctgggccgtttcttacggcaattaggaagaaagaaacgaaatcaCCCGCCTCTTCATGGTctattatcccgtatacgaatactccacttgaaatccgtaccacctcagattcgtgaggtgatgcctttaattactttcacacctccccaatcctgccattggcatatcccgcggatacatctcgtTGAAAAGAAGAGGTGTTCATAGAATTTGCGCTAATTTCTCAGTCTACACTTTCTCACTCTATACTTTTGTTTGCCGGAACTGTCATTGTACCCCCTCGATTGAAGCATGATAGGCTTCAGAGACACTTTCGCCGTACGTTAAGAACGTGTAGAACGGGTCATCATGCGATCACCCGCACAAACATAAGCGCTAGCGACTATGCCCCGTATTAGATCAATCGATTGATTTGTCGCAATTGGGCTAACCTGTAATAAGGTAGGTAGGTTGCCGGCGCAGTTGACAATGGTTGGTCAATGTTTGAAGGACTGCCCGATTCCGGTGAGTCTGATAGAAGATCGATGGAACTATGAGTAGAACCGTGCTCACTTTGTGGTGTTCGTTGTCGAGGCGCGAAGACAAAACTATGATCCTCTCCAAATGGGCTCATAAAGTTTGACATACTGTGCTGATGATCGAAACGTCGATAGTAAGGAGTACTGAAATTCACAatagaaagtttgaaaatcatAACAATAATTGTGGTAAATTCACTTCTGATTTCATCTTCAATGTATATGGTCTTCAAGAATCATGCCATGATTTTGCGACGCTTAGATTCTCCGTTGCAGTCATGACAATAGCAGTAACTCAAACGTTCTTGAGACCTCGGCATACTTTTGCctatattttctattgttttgttttcacaacGTGGTTTTTCGATAGGATAGTTATTAGCTGGacgtttcttttaaaaaaacgcttttCCATGCCtagaaaaggttttttttttagaggacatagaaaaaggacgtttttttttagcttctgAAGACGGCGGAAAAGCTAAAACGTCAGAATCCTGAAGGCCCTATCTAAGAGCCTCGTAGGTACGCTAGCAGAAAATAGAT
The Necator americanus strain Aroian chromosome I, whole genome shotgun sequence genome window above contains:
- a CDS encoding hypothetical protein (NECATOR_CHRI.G3121.T2); translation: MDTQSSSDSSLPKPGDLIWAKMKGFPPWPAKVLEKDKDTPLSRIPVIFFGTGEKAFMKPSDVCDYYENKAQHEVPRKHKGFNEAIHEIRVAAGFETALDADPLFGASTSSKGPSPMLSGTAEEKTRSGAGKMLSDAFLSGFERRRANSASTRSRSRASSSASALKKLHKAMHRRRMDSGSSAGSRRVKGLVGFNERGFDLFDNFQCYDGAEYNVDDGLNLFGNDDIRSNRSKRSRASSKLYDDFLLNGFGTRSRHRSGSASEVGRRSRLISGVSDVFDELIFNGDLSIQQAAEQFLHTLEEIPSESSEGRAGTPEAPAPLPEPAVFCTACGCECKPYEGKLRCTSKFCRKFNDSSNFVENKPLLGTPASTSAVAASSSSEMGGVKTESKVVLHPNGNAENLMKNRLRQRSDAALVKEERLEDRTHSFTLEDKSSTRLKRSRPSSPPKKRIKKESATSSSDVAIGREPKVEKILTPPRELSLFSPPSSQKTSLATNGPNNVIQKRPGRGTGRPKQYKVEKTPVMGANGQRQCTFCSGQVRPQMCGSNKHRWRCVDKKCRKWYGWVKSHEEIPKDLGRKGRWNRANRTKKVVITTQKEKEDEDTGPASLSSQAEAALAAAEIQSLRSDGTDPLTLIVERNVQEVKKKLGRPPKEHGLKIRLKGVKEKKEDTRQKRKYVRRRDKIGTGILRSVSPSAIANAPVRPAPEPLTTAELNYEPCAIEKRVRWWLSEKRRVDASPERPFGTKVVDSCAAFRMLSHAFRAAAVTRADEAQSVNGSLDILMDSLMGSLGPLLTVASAAFDSLIPDDLSQMLWNSSSVHLPTFQ
- a CDS encoding hypothetical protein (NECATOR_CHRI.G3121.T1), whose amino-acid sequence is MDTQSSSDSSLPKPGDLIWAKMKGFPPWPAKVLEKDKDTPLSRIPVIFFGTGEKAFMKPSDVCDYYENKAQHEVPRKHKGFNEAIHEIRVAAGFETALDADPLFGASTSSKGPSPMLSGTAEEKTRSGAGKMLSDAFLSGFERRRANSASTRSRSRASSSASALKKLHKAMHRRRMDSGSSAGSRRVKGLVGFNERGFDLFDNFQCYDGAEYNVDDGLNLFGNDDIRSNRSKRSRASSKLYDDFLLNGFGTRSRHRSGSASEVGRRSRLISGVSDVFDELIFNGDLSIQQAAEQFLHTLEEIPSESSEGRAGTPEAPAPLPEPAVFCTACGCECKPYEGKLRCTSKFCRKFNDSSNFVENKPLLGTPASTSAVAASSSSEMGGVKTESKVVLHPNGNAENLMKNRLRQRSDAALVKEERLEDRTHSFTLEDKSSTRLKRSRPSSPPKKRIKKESATSSSDVAIGREPKVEKILTPPRELSLFSPPSSQKTSLATNGPNNVIQKRPGRGTGRPKQYKVEKTPVMGANGQRQCTFCSGQVRPQMCGSNKHRWRCVDKKCRKWYGWVKSHEEIPKDLGRKGRWNRANRTKKVVITTQKEKEDEDTGPASLSSQAEAALAAAEIQSLRSDGTDPLTLIVERNVQQEVKKKLGRPPKEHGLKIRLKGVKEKKEDTRQKRKYVRRRDKIGTGILRSVSPSAIANAPVRPAPEPLTTAELNYEPCAIEKRVRWWLSEKRRVDASPERPFGTKVVDSCAAFRMLSHAFRAAAVTRADEAQSVNGSLDILMDSLMGSLGPLLTVASAAFDSLIPDDLSQMLWNSSSVHLPTFQ
- a CDS encoding hypothetical protein (NECATOR_CHRI.G3122.T1), with the translated sequence MARNIHTSYVIHAADMVLQEADDFETWESRNLARIVLARIFGNVIVRFHKQNERKARSPLPPSPIPPRSGQERASTPYYRRFDHQHSMSNFMSPFGEDHSFVFAPRQRTPQSEHGSTHSSIDLLSDSPESGSPSNIDQPLSTAPATYLPYYRRFSKRPLRDGNKDFVWMTSGQFTTQGGKKKIIEFIRKNWTDDPRTKFFVDHIGTISLPGIARHKYASTWRTAFTSRVIYFSLDVSTMHLCRPIVVTFTFSNGKRQHRPNTSQKHFENFMRSLYPYGKDKVA